The genome window CCCGTTCGCTCTAGCCAGCCTGGCCAGTTGTGAGAATTCAGTGACCTTCATTCTccacatctagagggccagaggCTCCTCCACCCTGGGTGAGAACCTGGTCCTTTCTGTTTTGACATCTGCTGGTCATACGAACTGACACCACATCCACATGGTTGGTGCCTTGCGTTGAGTGTCACTGTCTCCACAAGAGCGAACATTTGCGAGCACTACAAGGTATGAAGTTTGTAAGCAGACACCAAACAATGAAACATGACTACTGACAATATTATCACCCAGGGCCAGCGTTAATTTGTGGCACTTTACAGGTGGTTGGCTATAGACTGAAACCAAAAGAACAATGGCTGCAGTGAGTTCATCACtgaggtgggatttgaacccagggctTCACCACTGAGTAACATCAGTCACTACCCCAATTTGGAGGGTGGAGGCTGCCTGTTACTACCCAGAGAAAAGTCAACACCCTTCTGCAGAATAGCATATTCTAGCAAAACCCCACTCACTCTTGACCTCCCCATTTCACATCTGTgaggactggggaacctgtggcccttcatttAGCCAAGGTCTTCCTGATACATGCACTCCAGGGTCAAGGAAGGGTCCCCTCAGTTGGCTTGAGAGAACTGGCCAGGGACCACAATGAGCATGTCTGGCAGAAGGGACATTCCCCTGCTGTGAGGCACAGCCCTCCCACCAGATGGATACATACAGTCCAATTCCACCCTCTGGTATGCTGCCCAAAGAGCTGATGCACTTGCAGAGGAAAAAAACACCAGAGATGTCAATCCAGGGTACAAGGAGAGTGTGTGCGTGCTCCTGCCGCTCATTCTCTTTTTCCTCACAGCAGGGGGAAGCAGAAATGACACCACCACCACTCCGAAGTAGAGCAGATGATGTAATGGCACAAAACATTCAGACGGGAAAGAAGCATTCAGGCGACTTGTTCTGGGCCTCCCTCTTTGCAGCAAGTCTAACCTCAGTTGTCGTTATCCTTAGAAATAAGTCTGCAGCCCATCTCTTTCAGTAACCAGTTCTCCTGACTCCCTCAGCACATTTGCAGCCAGAGGGGTCGCTTGTTCCCTTCTGACAGAGAACAAGGAACCATTTTGCAACTCACACATACCTTTGCTCAGAATAACTGCACACCTCTCAATGGCCCCAGAACATCCCTTTACTTGTTGCCCCCGAGCAGAGGATCCTTCACTGCTTCCCACATCAAAATCTCTCTATAGGTCAGGAAGATTGTGCCGAATCCTCAGTATTTCTTATTTTGGGACATCGCCTTTGTATACCTGAAGAGCCAGTTCATCTCTCTCCCCAGCAATTACAGGCACAGCAGACACCATTCCTGTGGGTCTGTATCCTCCATTCACTCCCTTTTACGCAGCTAGAGACTGCACGAGCTCCCACTGAAACAGAAGCCAAGTAGAGCCAGACAGGATCAGTCCGAAGATCCATCGGAGTCCAGCTTTCCCAGCAGTGGCCACGCAAGGGCCCTGCAACCTCACGACCATCACAGCAGCCTTCCCACTTTTGTCTGCTCCCAAAGAAGATCCTCCGAGTTACATTCCTTCTAGACATGAGAGTTTCATTTTTAGCCATTAGCAATAGACAAATTCCGAGATGATAGgtcttaatcttttttttttaaagtcacttaTGGTAGCGGCTGCAACAACATCCTGTGGCAACAAGCCCCATAATTATACATTGTGTGGGGGGAAAAATCCTTCCCCTTGTTTGTTCAGAAGGTATTGCCAATCAGATTCTTTACTGGATACAGCATGCCTGGATCACATTTTTTTAAACGATGAAATTGTATGCATTTGGGTTATTCCAATTTCCTCCCATGCCGTTTTGAGGACATGTCACATGAGTCAAAGAAACTCAGTAGTGAGACGATGTCGTTGCATTCATACAGCCAACATGCCTTCTCTTCAGGCCTTCTAAAGACATACTTAACATCAATCTTAAGTATTACATCCAAATTCCCAACTATGATCACACATGGGCCACAAACCAGGAAGTGAAACCATGGCTTGAAAGTGCTTTAACTACGACTGGTTTGTAGATAATGCTAAACTACAGTTTAGCAGTAAGGGAATGTGGCCACAAGGCAAGCAGAAACAATTTCAACTAACCataattttttattatgtttgagcTGGGAACTCTGGGTAGTTTTAACAAACATTTGTAAAAGTCGTCACAGTTGAAGTTTGCTATTTCCAAAAACCATCGCTAACCCTAACCACAGTTTTTCTGGGTTTAGACACAACAAGAAACCACTGTTAGctggaaacagaagcaaaagcttctgatttCCTTGTGGCTGTGCCAGAGAAGAAGAGCATTTGTGCCAAGACTCAGATATGTGACACCAACAGTGCCCAGCAAGATGATTCTGGAGAGCCTCATGAGCAGGGGGATGAAGCCCCATCAGTATCTGGAACCTAGGGACATACTGCCTTGGCATATGGAAGTTCCACCCTGGCTCATAACCATTGAGAGACCATGAATGGGTCTAACCCCACTTTAAGTGAGCCATTTAAGTATTGGCTAACCTAGAGTTTAGAGGTGTATTCGCCCCATTCACAGAGGGACCTTCAAAGtgtgtttaattttgttttatgttaTCATTGTGTGTCACATAGGAAAATTTCCGtcaatgaataaatgaaaataataagcaAACACCACTAAACTACAGTTCAGCATGGCACGTGAACGCGGCCATTAATCCCCTAGTTCCCCACCTCTCCAGCTTCTCTGGTTAAGTGGTAACAAGGTGGTCATACTGATGTCTTCTGGGCACAAGGCTTAGCTTGCTAAGAGACCCCAGTTCCACTGCATGTTTTGGATATTAAAGTTGAGGACACAACCTACTGCTGCAGCCAACTATGAATAACTGCACCAGGTCTCATCAAACTGAACTCTGTCCTGAGACAGGCTGTCCTAGAACTAAAGCATCCGCAAGAACAGGTACTTGCTCAACTTTCCCTTGGAAGTTGTCAGGGGCACTCCACAATGTCCCTGGGAAGAGTTGCTCTTGGTTAGGAAATTCTACTATTTAACGTAAATATCTCTCTTGGCAGTTTAAAAAGACCAGCATGGCTGAATCAGCCAGAAAAATAAGGAAACGCTTAAAGGAAATCAGGAGGAATTGATTAAAAAAATAgctataatttattttataaaagaaaaattTGTACAAaatagatttcttaagaatctaCAGATGTCAACAAGGATAGCTAAAAACCCTTGTATGTGACAGCAATGTGAATATGCCCAATTAGCTTCTGTGTTCATACATATTCACCGCAATCCGAGATGATAACTTTTTGCTTTGGTTTCCCATCTTTGCTGCCTTGAGCCTTTATAaaaagggagagaggagaaagaagAGGACAATGTAGTCAGATTTCCACACCTATAAAGAAACAAAACTGCAAAGAGTTGTTTCGGCCCCTGTGGCTTCCTTACCTCAATTTGCCGCATGACGTCCATCCCTTCCACGACCTCTCCAAACACCACATGCTTCCCATCCAGCCAGTCGGTCTTATCACAGGTGATGAAGAACTGAGAGCCATTGGTGTTGGCGCCAGAATTGGCCATGGCCAACAAGCCTATCAAGACacacacatccattgcattagaCTCTCTCAAGTGTTCCTCTAAGAATTTCCCAACATCTGCaatacaaaattttattttattctgcttaaaatgccttgagaaaagaagagctAAAGAGACAAGAGAAAAGGGGTTGGAGATGAACTCCTCTGGCTTTGAAAGAATATAAGCCCACATAAAAAAATGCTGTGCCttcaaaacacttttttttttacaagaccTCCACTTAGGAGACAATATGAACATTTCACACTCTGCATTGCTGCAATAATTTGCCCCCTATTTTTTCCCCCTCAATTCCCCCTTCCTTTGGTTCTTAGTTGTCTAAAAGTTGAAATTTGGGAAGAGATTATGTAAAACAAATGCTCTTTAGAAAGCTAAGTAAAAGAGACAAGTGCACAATTTTATCTCATCTGCAGTAGCTGTGCTGAAGAATCTGTATTCTCTTCTGCAGAAGCAGttccaaggggggggggagatgtcttGGGCAACAGGTGGCCTCAGGGAGTCCACTTAACTATTTGATGACGGTGGTTGAAATAAggctagctggggatgatgggcagaagaGGCCTGCCAGAGGGGTCATACCTGAGCTGTCCCTACACCAGCGCAGAAGCGACTCTGGGGCAAGTCACAGAGACAAGAACTGCTGCTGTCGCTGCCTGCAAACTGGCTGGCCTTTATTAGTGTTCATTAatgtatatatcacttaataCCAAAACAGGCTTGTAAGTGGTTTACAATGTATAAAAAACAGtcatacaaacattaaaatatggaTTTCCATAATTAGTACACAATAAAATAATTCCATTagaacagcaattaaaacaggaggctCACGTCAAAAAATCAAGGGAACCTGGACTTGTTAACTGCCTGCCCAGCTCAAAACAGACAAAGCAAGAGCCTCAAGTCTGAACAAACACATCGTTCCAGCTCCTGACTCCAATCAGCTGCCCCAGCAACACTCTACCTGGCCCCGTGTGCTTCAGGATAAAGTTTTCATCATCAAATTTCTTCCCATAGATAGATTTGCCCCCAGTGCCATTGTGGTTGGTGAAGTCTCCAGCTTGGCACATGAACTGAGGGATGACACGATGAAAGCTGCTTCCCTTAAAGCCAAAGCCTTTCTCATGGGTGCACAGACAGCGGAAGTTCTCTGCAATTCAGGAAAGGGGGTGGGGCAGGATTAGAAAGGCAAAGTTCTACACTGAGAAGGATAACAAAGGCTATACAGGCAACTTATTTAAGACAAAACAGCTGCAGCATTTGAATTAGGTAGTATTTCAGCTTTGAGCGTCTCCTTAGTCTTCTTTAGAATAATTCTACCATACCGACTTCTTAGAAATGATACCAATTTCATgctaaagcattaaaaaaaacagtatccaatatatacagaaataaacAACGCTGTAACAATGTGACTTCAGTACTTCTACAGGTGAAAAAGAGACAAGTAAAACAGCCTTACAGGGGGGGCTTCTCTGGCACCCTTCGGAACAAGCAGAGCAAGGAAAAGGTCTGATGCTTCAGGGAGATGGTGAAATGTTAATGACAGAACTGCCCATTTCCCAGTCAACTAGGAGGGGAATTGTGCTCAACTGGGGAAGTAGAACAGCTGACGGAAGGAGGGCCTTACAGCCCACGATAAGCGAAGAGAGGTTGGAGGCCACCAGCCGACCCTGAATGTGCTCAAGTCTCCAGGGCCAGATGAAGGAGCCTATGGATATTATTTCAGAGCTGCTGGATGACATCGAATGTTAGTCACActgaaagtagacccactgaaaccaatggacttAAAAGTCTGTTGATTTCAATGTGTCTGCTCTGAACATGACTAACACCGGAATAAAACCCAGCATCCAAAATCTGTAATTCTTAGAGAGCAGTTGAGGTGCTGAAAGATTGGCCACATCTCCAAAAAGGGGAGAAAGGTGGATCTGCGCAATTACATCAATACCAGGCAATATTCTAGAACAGATATTAAGCAGTTAGTATCTAAGCATTTAGGAAGAACTGCACTGATTACTAGGCATCAGTATAGGTTTATGGAGAACAAGTCACACCAGTCCAACTGTATCTTTTTGACGGACTCCATAGTTTGGTAGATCACGGGAAACCACAGACACAATGGATTGCATTTAACGTAGCACAAAGGTGAACGTGCCATCAGTTCAAGGATTTATCCCTGCACAACAGAACGttctcccccctcttctccccctgtgcaccccttaaatctgttctgttcATGTTGCACTAGCGTTAATCATTGCATTAGCAGAAGAATTTAGATGAATACTGCCCAATATAttttgatttcagcaaagcattcgACAAGGTCTGCCATTATATCCTTGTTGACAATATGGTACAAATCTGGGCTGGAAAATACTACTATTGTCAGGGGGTTCCACAACTAGTTAAGCAACCATGCCCAGGaggtgcttattaatggttctgCATCAACCTGGAAGAGCTCTTGAGTGGAGTGCTATTGCTCTCTGTCCTAGGCTgtgtgctgttcaacatttttatatgTGACTTAAAGGAGGGCACAGAGGAGATGCTTGTCAAATATGCagctgggaaggatagctaaaaATAATCAAGACTCCAACGATTTTGAGTcaatgtggtgtagcagttagaatgCTGGACTCAGCCATGGGCTCAAATCACGACTCAGCAGGTTCCAGCATTATGAGAAAGATCTGAAAATACTAGAGGGGGAAAAATCTGAGCATTCTAACCCGCAATGCTACGAAGGAAGCAGTCTCTTACCAGTGGTCATAGGTACAATATCAGATCGCAACAGGATGTTCAATCGACCGGCAGGCTTATTTCCAATCTTGATGTCCATGTAAACCTGGGGATTTGCCCTTGATTTTTTTGCTGGTGGCTCACCCTAGGAGAAGAAACACAGAGCTCTCTCCAAGTCCAAAGTTCAGTTCTCGCCTCAAACATGAGTTCTGTAGGTGACCTTAGGAAAGCCACCAGCTCTATCTGACCTGCTTTACATGATTACTGTAAGAATTACTGAGATAGCGTGGATGAAGCAATTGAATCCTTTAAAGCACTTTATAaacgtattattattattattactgctgtgATCTCTAACTTCATCAGTTCCTGATTCTTTGAAAGCAAAGGCGGCCTTCTTAAGAagcggggtggggggtgggggtgatgTCATCTCTCCAAAGTACACTAAGTTGTCAGGCAGCCTGGTGTGCACTAGCCTAACACTACCACCCACTGTACAAATAGACAGGCAGGctgaaactggaacaggttcagaggagggcaacaaagatgatcaggggactggaaataaagccctaagaggagagactgaaagaactggtcatgtttagcctggagaagagaagactgaggggagatatgatagcactcttcaagtacatgaaaggttgtcacatagaggagggccgggatctcttctcgatcgtcccagactgcagggcacggaataatgggctcaagttgcaggaagtcagatttcaactggacatcagaaaaaacttcctaactgttagagccatacgacaatggaaccaattacctagagaggtagtgggctctccgacactggaggcattcaagaggcagctggacaaccatttgtcaggaatgctttgatttggattcctgcattgagcagggggttggactcgatggccttgtaggccccttccaacgctactcttctatgattctaacttgGGGTCCTCTGCAGCTTGTGGGGGGCTAACAATGGTAAACAAGCACACCTGACTACCGGGAAAAAGCCCTCTGTGGCTTGGCTCCATGGTCATGTCCCCAAAAGGATGCTGAATCTACAGAGCACTGCCTGCCCCCACGCCAAGCGATGCCCAAGTACCTCCTGTGCCTCTGATTGGGCAGGCACTGCCCCCTCTTCCTCCAAATTCTCCTCAAGCGTCTTCCCTGAAAATTTCTTGAGCCAGTCATCATCTGACCAAACTGTCGAAGAGAAACAGAAGGTGTTCAGGGAGAAACAGAATCTTTATATTTTGCCACCCACTTAACCGAGGCATGTTTTTTTCTCCAGCACAGCAATAGCAAAGACTACGGGCTTTTGACATCCATCTCTGTTCTGTGACTCACCTGGACGGGAGGATCCTTCCTTAATCCTCATTGGCTTGGCCAGGTTGACACGGATTGTCCTCCCAAAGAGCTCAGACTCATTCTAAATAGGGAGATGTTATTAATTAATGACAATTTTATCCGACACCCTTCCTTCCGAGTTCAGGGCAGCATAGACACAaccatcctgtgaggtaggttaggctgactaGCTCAAGATCTCCCAATGGGAGCTTCCTGGGTTGGGTGGAGGGGTGGggctgaacctgggtctccctagcCCTGGTCCACTACTCTACCCACTCCACCATGTGTGCTCTCAGAACAGACACGCTATGAGTCTTGCTTCCGTCTCTCAGATAATTTTCACATCTGCTTTGACAATTCAGCAACATATAAATTAATAATTGAGTTTTCAATGGACTAAACCGAATGCCAGATGATTTTCACACAATTTGTCCTAGCAGCTTCAGCATTTCATTTGCCTCAAtttaatggggggggaggggaaggtgtATTCACTTCTATTACTGCTGTTTGGATGAATGAGTATTTTGTCCCAGGGTTCCAACTTTTGTGGGTATCAGATACCTTCTACCTGAACCTCAGCAGGAAGCTGATAAATGCCCCTAGCCTTCTCATGAGCCTGCGGACAATGGGAATTAACTGGGCCCCTTAAAAAATTCCACAAAGCTGTGGTTG of Rhineura floridana isolate rRhiFlo1 chromosome 15, rRhiFlo1.hap2, whole genome shotgun sequence contains these proteins:
- the PPIE gene encoding peptidyl-prolyl cis-trans isomerase E isoform X1 yields the protein MASAKRVLYVGGLAEEVDERVLHAAFIPFGDITDIQIPLDYETEKHRGFAFIEFELAEDAAAAIDNMNESELFGRTIRVNLAKPMRIKEGSSRPVWSDDDWLKKFSGKTLEENLEEEGAVPAQSEAQEGEPPAKKSRANPQVYMDIKIGNKPAGRLNILLRSDIVPMTTENFRCLCTHEKGFGFKGSSFHRVIPQFMCQAGDFTNHNGTGGKSIYGKKFDDENFILKHTGPDVGKFLEEHLRESNAMDVCVLIGLLAMANSGANTNGSQFFITCDKTDWLDGKHVVFGEVVEGMDVMRQIEAQGSKDGKPKQKVIISDCGEYV
- the PPIE gene encoding peptidyl-prolyl cis-trans isomerase E isoform X3 gives rise to the protein MNESELFGRTIRVNLAKPMRIKEGSSRPVWSDDDWLKKFSGKTLEENLEEEGAVPAQSEAQEGEPPAKKSRANPQVYMDIKIGNKPAGRLNILLRSDIVPMTTENFRCLCTHEKGFGFKGSSFHRVIPQFMCQAGDFTNHNGTGGKSIYGKKFDDENFILKHTGPDVGKFLEEHLRESNAMDVCVLIGLLAMANSGANTNGSQFFITCDKTDWLDGKHVVFGEVVEGMDVMRQIEAQGSKDGKPKQKVIISDCGEYV
- the PPIE gene encoding peptidyl-prolyl cis-trans isomerase E isoform X2, whose translation is MASAKRVLYVGGLAEEVDERVLHAAFIPFGDITDIQIPLDYETEKHRGFAFIEFELAEDAAAAIDNMNESELFGRTIRVNLAKPMRIKEGSSRPVWSDDDWLKKFSGKTLEENLEEEGAVPAQSEAQEGEPPAKKSRANPQVYMDIKIGNKPAGRLNILLRSDIVPMTTENFRCLCTHEKGFGFKGSSFHRVIPQFMCQAGDFTNHNGTGGKSIYGKKFDDENFILKHTGPGLLAMANSGANTNGSQFFITCDKTDWLDGKHVVFGEVVEGMDVMRQIEAQGSKDGKPKQKVIISDCGEYV